A single genomic interval of Cellvibrio sp. PSBB023 harbors:
- a CDS encoding tetratricopeptide repeat protein, translating to MKVLLTLYFPRLILLLAISILLSACATVSKSPSPTSQIIKKSVSISEKDLLDYVQAVADLEKGNAKVAAISLGKIAEKNPGYLDVWVNLAIANYTVKNIADAQRSIEHADKLQPASADINNIKGLICVESGQYKNAEKNYLNALKLDAKNPNIHYNMALLYDLYYQNIAKAIPYYESYLLLAGQKDEETEAWVQELKQTLKRE from the coding sequence ATGAAAGTTTTGTTAACATTATACTTTCCCAGGCTTATCCTATTATTGGCCATATCTATATTGTTGAGCGCATGTGCAACGGTATCAAAATCGCCGTCCCCTACATCTCAAATAATTAAAAAATCTGTTTCTATTTCCGAAAAAGACTTATTGGATTACGTTCAGGCAGTTGCTGATCTTGAAAAAGGAAATGCCAAAGTAGCAGCTATATCGCTGGGAAAAATTGCAGAAAAAAATCCCGGTTATCTTGACGTATGGGTTAACCTTGCTATTGCCAATTACACCGTAAAAAATATAGCTGATGCTCAGCGATCGATTGAGCATGCCGATAAATTACAGCCGGCCTCAGCCGATATTAATAATATCAAAGGGCTCATTTGTGTCGAGAGCGGTCAATATAAAAATGCAGAAAAAAACTACCTAAATGCGTTAAAGCTTGATGCTAAAAATCCTAATATTCACTACAACATGGCTCTGCTTTACGATCTTTACTATCAGAATATCGCGAAGGCTATTCCATATTACGAAAGTTATCTTTTGCTTGCAGGCCAAAAAGATGAAGAAACTGAGGCTTGGGTACAAGAATTAAAACAAACATTGAAAAGGGAGTAA
- a CDS encoding lipopolysaccharide assembly protein LapB: protein MTAFYKIAQYFLTIVLTMTVKYKQLLLLILFFAQSSYSSDLPSPSSDTRFSTATAAAYQDLLNNPKIGSSITDLEEIIKISEAAIKSKDSITAIATILSNMPAITQQIHLPQIQKISALALSLHNIAIAETLLKTAKNQGATFSEARITFELAKYHADQGQWSNVITMFKDSGVIENLTKDDAAEANLLIGSALQQQKKHREAMVYYEKIKPESIHYRLAQLNLATANIRQDWWTDAHLAIQRALKASGSERDELYYRLYTVLGFSQLQFGFYRDARESFRNISLNSDYINRALLGLGMAALHQEDFIGALNAFNLLREKNENDISVAESNLLVAFTLRQLGQSEAALKAYQEAIDYYSTLLSKQKEAISSITPNPTEDLLMSKIFLRPETRNNKQLNEIAEKITIISNLQKYSLSSNRINELAAAKQFLEKEYIGIAQELLDTEQESIASYLSQSKFGLATIYDGK from the coding sequence ATGACTGCTTTTTATAAAATTGCCCAATATTTTCTAACTATTGTATTAACGATGACTGTCAAGTATAAGCAGTTGTTGCTACTCATACTATTTTTCGCCCAGTCTTCTTATAGCAGTGATTTGCCATCACCATCTAGTGATACACGATTTTCTACGGCAACTGCCGCTGCTTACCAAGATCTTCTGAATAACCCAAAAATAGGTTCGTCGATAACAGATCTCGAAGAAATCATAAAAATATCTGAAGCTGCAATAAAATCAAAGGATTCTATAACTGCAATTGCGACAATCCTGAGCAATATGCCAGCAATTACCCAGCAAATACATTTGCCGCAAATACAGAAAATATCCGCCCTGGCTTTGTCACTTCACAACATCGCAATTGCTGAAACTTTGCTAAAAACAGCAAAAAATCAAGGTGCCACATTTAGTGAAGCACGCATCACTTTTGAACTTGCCAAATATCATGCAGATCAAGGCCAGTGGTCCAATGTAATCACAATGTTTAAAGATTCTGGGGTTATCGAAAACCTTACCAAGGACGATGCTGCCGAGGCTAATTTGTTAATTGGTTCTGCACTACAGCAACAGAAAAAGCATCGTGAAGCCATGGTTTACTATGAAAAAATTAAACCTGAATCAATTCACTATCGTTTGGCACAATTAAATCTTGCTACTGCGAATATCCGCCAGGATTGGTGGACAGATGCACATCTGGCTATCCAACGTGCATTAAAAGCAAGTGGTTCAGAGCGCGATGAGCTGTATTATCGGTTGTATACGGTGTTAGGTTTCTCACAACTTCAATTTGGATTTTATCGGGATGCAAGAGAAAGTTTTCGTAATATCTCACTCAATAGCGATTATATAAACCGGGCTTTACTTGGGTTGGGAATGGCGGCTTTGCACCAAGAAGATTTTATTGGCGCTTTGAATGCGTTTAATCTTTTGCGCGAAAAAAATGAGAATGATATTTCCGTCGCAGAATCTAATTTGTTAGTGGCCTTTACTCTTCGACAGCTTGGTCAGTCTGAAGCTGCATTAAAAGCCTACCAAGAGGCTATTGACTATTATTCGACATTGCTTTCAAAACAAAAAGAAGCGATTTCAAGTATTACGCCCAATCCAACTGAAGATTTATTAATGAGTAAAATTTTCCTCCGCCCCGAAACACGAAATAATAAACAGCTAAATGAAATAGCTGAAAAAATCACCATAATTTCCAATCTTCAAAAATATTCTCTATCAAGTAATCGCATCAATGAATTAGCTGCGGCTAAACAATTTCTTGAAAAAGAATATATAGGTATTGCACAAGAATTATTGGATACAGAACAGGAATCGATTGCCAGTTATTTGAGCCAATCAAAATTTGGTTTGGCAACAATTTATGATGGAAAATAG
- a CDS encoding lipase family protein, with protein sequence MSLLSPQSVSLLAKDIYQVQTGATFLIRGFLNRPEFSQKSADAKHLKAEVGSRLINTKDGFGMCVRGGKDYEKDIFLIFRGSTTANIGADWISNARIGVARSQTGLPVHIGFNSIFCSMKSSIEEFLANHQDAQGTVHCIGHSLGGAIATLAADWVSSKGRNVKLYTIAAPKAGLEFFADRLTTKIKAHNIYRVYHATDVVPMIPVFPFAHPPFWDIGYQLPSSSLISLAAHKMQNYINSISTNSWESLGVIAKKDIDDRSVERWLKSEKSVNPMSAKTWEWINAGLMLVLRKFVGEAIISLQSPFIGALTLADKIAWLLRKGIGLSVAAGEWVVCLMRKIMQALGMRLAKTAKELTQAFMRQVLQRLLARMADEAMRVVRDLINKN encoded by the coding sequence ATGAGCCTTTTATCACCACAAAGCGTCTCTTTATTGGCGAAAGATATTTATCAAGTACAAACCGGAGCTACTTTTTTAATTCGAGGTTTTCTCAATCGTCCCGAATTCTCTCAGAAATCGGCTGACGCAAAACATTTAAAAGCCGAAGTCGGTTCCCGTCTTATCAACACCAAAGACGGTTTTGGAATGTGTGTGCGTGGCGGAAAAGATTATGAAAAGGATATCTTCTTAATCTTCCGCGGTTCCACCACTGCCAATATAGGTGCGGATTGGATTAGTAATGCGCGTATTGGTGTAGCAAGGTCGCAGACCGGATTACCTGTGCATATCGGGTTTAATTCTATTTTTTGCAGCATGAAAAGCAGCATCGAAGAATTTTTGGCTAATCACCAGGATGCCCAAGGTACAGTTCATTGCATTGGTCATAGTCTGGGTGGTGCCATTGCTACACTCGCCGCCGACTGGGTCAGTTCAAAAGGTCGCAATGTAAAACTCTATACCATAGCCGCGCCTAAAGCCGGTTTGGAGTTCTTTGCTGACCGACTTACTACTAAAATAAAAGCCCACAATATTTACCGCGTCTACCACGCTACTGATGTAGTCCCTATGATCCCGGTATTCCCGTTTGCGCACCCACCATTTTGGGATATCGGTTATCAATTACCTAGTAGCTCCCTGATTTCACTTGCCGCACATAAAATGCAAAACTATATCAACTCCATAAGCACTAACAGCTGGGAGAGCTTGGGAGTTATTGCTAAAAAGGATATCGATGACCGCTCGGTAGAACGTTGGCTGAAGTCAGAAAAATCAGTCAATCCAATGAGCGCCAAAACCTGGGAATGGATTAACGCGGGCCTTATGCTGGTGCTGCGCAAATTTGTTGGAGAAGCAATTATCTCGTTACAATCTCCGTTCATAGGTGCATTAACCCTTGCCGATAAAATTGCCTGGCTCCTACGCAAGGGCATAGGCTTGTCTGTTGCTGCTGGTGAGTGGGTAGTGTGCTTAATGCGCAAGATTATGCAAGCGCTGGGAATGCGCTTGGCTAAAACAGCAAAGGAGCTGACACAAGCCTTTATGCGGCAGGTTCTACAGCGCTTGTTGGCTCGGATGGCTGATGAAGCTATGCGTGTGGTCCGTGATTTAATTAATAAAAATTAA
- a CDS encoding DUF6795 domain-containing protein: MLNTSKFFYFKRSIVIYLFIVFSLFYSISGVAMSLFGTEVVLFSPMQGKLTYQGKPAAKAKIVRHVIWKDDVGEKETYYANENGEFSLPIKTDKVRIPLLGEFNILQEIWVYYDDQEIPIWGRARGNIVEYGELGGIPKNFRCELTDEPVSLNDKEGLFITSCKWDLIDKKGNK, from the coding sequence ATGTTAAACACCAGTAAATTTTTTTATTTTAAGAGAAGCATAGTCATTTATTTGTTTATAGTTTTTTCTTTATTTTATTCGATAAGCGGAGTTGCTATGTCTCTTTTTGGAACAGAAGTTGTTTTATTCTCCCCGATGCAAGGCAAGTTGACTTACCAAGGAAAGCCAGCTGCCAAAGCAAAAATTGTGCGTCATGTAATATGGAAAGACGACGTTGGTGAGAAAGAAACATATTATGCAAACGAAAATGGAGAATTTAGTTTACCTATAAAAACAGATAAGGTTCGGATTCCACTCTTGGGAGAGTTTAATATACTGCAAGAAATATGGGTATATTATGACGATCAAGAAATTCCGATATGGGGACGAGCAAGGGGCAATATTGTTGAATATGGAGAGCTTGGTGGCATACCAAAAAATTTTCGCTGTGAATTAACCGATGAGCCAGTTTCTTTAAATGACAAAGAGGGCTTATTTATAACCTCTTGTAAATGGGATTTAATTGATAAAAAAGGGAATAAATAA
- the tssH gene encoding type VI secretion system ATPase TssH: protein MINIDLKSLVVKLNEPCRNALEGAAGLCLSRTHYNVEIEHWLLKLLEISNSDILLVLEKFDINIENLVRHLNRELDHIKTGNSRAPALSPAIVDLAKNAWILASVEYGHNKITSAHILAALLLDEGLRRTTEAANGELKKIMPESLRDVVRGIIGTTGESKETGKADSIHEENSTFSTPSKTPSLDKFTVNLTEAAKNGKIDAVLGRDEEVRQIIDILIRRRQNNPILTGEAGVGKTAVVEGFALRIASGDVPEQLKNVTIRSLDLGLLQAGASVKGEFENRLKSVIAEVKASPEPIIMFIDEAHTLIGAGGKEGQGDAANLLKPALARGELRTIAATTWAEYKKYFERDPALTRRFQVVKIEEPDEEKAINMMRAISEMLQNHHGVRILDEAIVDSVRLSSRYITARQLPDKSVSLLDTACARVALSQSSTPAAIEDTRRQIIQCTATIDSLGRENASHGNYAEHLSQLEGEKQQLQMQLHDQEAQWHLELEKVNAIRDLQNKIEDNFHARRDNKDAVKPILNETELFALRKQLDALREELAALQGETPLIKVNVDSQAIAEVVANWTGIPVGKMVSNEIKAILELQTALGERVIGQPHALEAIAQSIRTSRAGLTDPRKPIGVFFMVGSSGVGKTETALALTDILYGGEQNITVINMSEFKEEHKVSMLLGSPPGYVGYGEGGVLTEAVRRKPYSVVLLDEMEKAHPGVQDIFYNLFDKGTIKDGEGRDIDFRNTVIIMTSNAGEEHIRAMCAAQEERPDPEVLLDNFRPQLLRYFKPAFLGRTTVIPYYPLGDDDLMKICVINMKRIEKRVKDHYNAAFSYDEDVLLHILARSQEVDTGARNIENILTRTLLPALAAECLGKMANGEIINSIHVGVTEEGQFNYKIL from the coding sequence ATGATTAATATCGATTTAAAATCCCTAGTAGTAAAACTCAATGAGCCTTGTCGTAATGCACTCGAAGGTGCAGCAGGGTTATGTTTATCCAGAACGCATTACAATGTAGAAATAGAGCACTGGCTACTTAAATTATTGGAAATCTCCAACAGCGACATTTTATTGGTTTTAGAAAAGTTTGATATCAATATAGAAAACCTTGTTCGCCACCTCAACCGTGAATTGGATCATATTAAAACGGGTAATTCACGAGCTCCAGCACTTTCTCCGGCTATCGTGGATTTGGCAAAAAATGCCTGGATACTGGCATCCGTAGAGTATGGCCACAATAAAATTACTTCAGCACATATTCTTGCCGCTTTATTGTTAGATGAGGGACTGCGCCGCACAACGGAAGCAGCCAATGGCGAATTAAAAAAGATCATGCCTGAATCATTGCGCGATGTTGTACGTGGCATTATCGGTACGACGGGTGAATCAAAAGAGACAGGAAAGGCAGATAGCATACATGAGGAAAATTCAACATTTTCTACACCGAGTAAAACGCCCTCACTTGATAAATTTACAGTCAATCTGACTGAGGCTGCTAAAAATGGCAAGATTGATGCTGTGCTGGGACGTGATGAAGAGGTTCGGCAAATTATTGATATCCTTATTCGTCGTCGCCAAAACAATCCAATTCTTACCGGCGAAGCGGGAGTAGGTAAAACGGCTGTTGTAGAAGGTTTTGCTTTACGTATTGCATCAGGTGATGTTCCAGAGCAATTAAAAAATGTCACTATTCGCAGCCTGGATCTAGGCCTATTACAAGCAGGTGCAAGTGTAAAAGGTGAATTTGAAAACCGTTTAAAATCTGTCATTGCTGAAGTGAAAGCATCCCCTGAACCTATCATTATGTTTATTGATGAAGCACATACATTGATCGGTGCGGGTGGGAAAGAGGGTCAGGGCGATGCAGCTAATCTTCTCAAGCCCGCACTGGCAAGGGGTGAGCTGCGAACTATCGCTGCAACTACATGGGCTGAGTATAAAAAATACTTTGAGCGGGACCCAGCCCTGACTCGCCGTTTTCAGGTAGTCAAAATTGAGGAGCCAGACGAAGAAAAGGCTATCAATATGATGCGGGCTATTTCTGAAATGCTACAAAATCACCATGGTGTAAGAATTCTGGACGAAGCGATTGTCGATTCAGTACGTCTTTCCAGCAGGTATATCACCGCACGCCAACTACCTGATAAATCCGTCAGTTTACTGGATACGGCCTGTGCGCGTGTTGCACTTAGCCAAAGTTCAACACCTGCTGCTATTGAAGACACGCGCCGTCAAATTATCCAGTGCACAGCAACAATAGATTCTCTTGGTCGTGAGAATGCGTCACATGGGAACTATGCTGAACACCTGTCGCAATTAGAGGGAGAAAAACAACAATTACAAATGCAATTGCATGACCAGGAAGCCCAATGGCATTTAGAGTTGGAAAAAGTAAATGCTATTCGAGATTTGCAAAATAAAATAGAAGATAATTTTCATGCACGCAGAGATAACAAAGATGCGGTCAAACCTATTCTGAATGAAACCGAATTATTCGCATTGCGTAAACAATTAGATGCTTTGCGCGAAGAACTTGCTGCACTGCAAGGCGAAACACCACTTATTAAAGTAAATGTAGATAGTCAGGCTATCGCTGAAGTTGTTGCTAACTGGACCGGCATACCCGTGGGTAAAATGGTGTCCAATGAGATAAAAGCAATTTTGGAATTACAGACTGCACTGGGCGAACGAGTCATCGGCCAGCCTCACGCCTTGGAAGCGATTGCACAAAGTATTCGCACCTCGCGTGCCGGTTTAACTGATCCACGTAAGCCAATCGGCGTATTTTTTATGGTTGGCTCAAGTGGTGTAGGTAAAACGGAAACCGCATTGGCATTGACAGATATTCTATACGGTGGCGAACAAAATATCACCGTCATCAATATGTCCGAGTTTAAAGAAGAACATAAAGTTTCTATGCTCTTAGGATCACCACCTGGTTATGTCGGCTACGGCGAAGGTGGCGTATTAACTGAAGCGGTTAGACGCAAACCTTACAGTGTTGTATTGCTAGATGAAATGGAAAAAGCCCATCCAGGCGTACAGGATATTTTTTATAATCTTTTTGATAAAGGTACTATCAAAGATGGAGAAGGGCGCGATATCGATTTTCGCAACACCGTCATCATCATGACCTCAAACGCGGGTGAAGAACATATTCGCGCAATGTGTGCCGCGCAGGAGGAGCGCCCGGATCCAGAAGTGTTATTGGATAACTTCCGCCCGCAGCTGCTGCGCTATTTCAAACCCGCCTTCCTTGGGCGCACGACCGTCATTCCTTACTACCCACTCGGTGATGATGACCTGATGAAGATTTGTGTGATCAACATGAAGCGAATAGAGAAGCGTGTTAAAGATCATTACAACGCGGCTTTCAGTTACGACGAAGATGTTCTATTACACATACTTGCACGTAGTCAGGAAGTCGATACAGGGGCACGTAATATTGAAAATATTCTCACCCGCACCTTATTACCTGCGTTGGCCGCTGAGTGCCTCGGAAAAATGGCTAACGGTGAAATTATTAATAGCATTCATGTGGGTGTCACCGAGGAAGGTCAATTTAATTACAAGATTTTATAA
- the tssG gene encoding type VI secretion system baseplate subunit TssG, translating into MSPQSRRKNAVITELLLKKPHEYRFFQAVRLLERAVLFDGSSAISSNSTVATCNPIGLFVPPSTEVLRFKTRTSLSFPKNEIFSITRTEHETSKNPWEMQVNFLSLAGSMGVLPYHYTELILQRLKQKDESLIQFLDMFNHRTLSLFYQAGTKYSLPIEYERRKLNSHSKKSQSTATQALLSMIGLGTAGVMNRQKIRDESLLFYSGLLTQKIRTSAGLKQILADYFNLPIKIQEFVGQWQDLLPDIRTRIASKLEPKGQNAALAQSAMLGGRGWIGQGKIKILIGPLNKEQFYRFAPGTTALAAMHDMVQMYLGLEHDYEFTIEVKRADLPNKIKFTKESPLILGWNTWLSTSEKNKVIDNNETHKITVSAKRSA; encoded by the coding sequence ATGTCCCCCCAGAGCCGGCGAAAAAACGCTGTTATAACTGAGCTTTTATTAAAAAAACCGCATGAATACCGCTTTTTTCAAGCGGTGCGCTTGTTGGAGCGTGCTGTGCTTTTTGACGGCTCATCGGCTATTTCTAGTAATTCTACAGTAGCTACGTGTAACCCTATCGGACTATTTGTGCCGCCCTCTACAGAGGTTTTACGTTTCAAAACGCGTACCTCATTGAGTTTTCCAAAGAATGAGATTTTTTCTATCACGCGGACAGAGCATGAAACTTCAAAAAATCCTTGGGAGATGCAAGTTAATTTTTTGAGTTTGGCTGGAAGCATGGGGGTATTGCCCTACCACTATACAGAACTCATATTGCAACGCTTGAAACAAAAAGATGAATCACTGATTCAATTTCTTGATATGTTCAATCATAGGACGCTATCGCTTTTTTATCAGGCGGGTACAAAATATTCATTACCTATCGAATATGAACGCAGAAAATTAAATAGCCATAGTAAAAAAAGTCAATCAACAGCAACACAAGCACTGCTATCTATGATTGGATTAGGTACAGCAGGCGTTATGAACAGGCAGAAAATACGAGATGAATCACTTTTGTTTTATAGTGGATTGTTAACACAAAAAATAAGAACCTCAGCAGGGCTTAAACAAATATTGGCGGATTATTTTAATCTGCCAATTAAAATTCAGGAATTTGTGGGTCAATGGCAAGATCTTCTCCCGGATATTCGTACCCGCATTGCATCCAAGCTTGAACCAAAAGGGCAAAATGCCGCATTGGCACAATCAGCTATGCTGGGAGGTAGAGGTTGGATCGGCCAAGGAAAAATAAAGATATTAATTGGCCCTTTAAATAAAGAACAATTTTACCGTTTCGCACCGGGGACAACGGCGCTTGCTGCCATGCACGACATGGTGCAAATGTACTTGGGTCTGGAACATGATTATGAGTTTACTATTGAAGTTAAGCGAGCAGATCTTCCCAACAAAATCAAATTCACTAAAGAATCTCCTCTTATTCTAGGTTGGAATACCTGGTTATCAACCAGTGAGAAAAATAAAGTTATTGATAATAACGAAACACACAAAATTACTGTTTCCGCAAAGCGTTCAGCTTAA
- the tssF gene encoding type VI secretion system baseplate subunit TssF has translation MADELLPYYEKELAYIRQMGAEFAKEHPKIAGRLGISTDTIEDPHVSRLIESFAYLNARIQHKLDDDFPEISDALLATLFPHYQRPIPSMAIVQLVPNQDQLQASYTLPAQTVLETEQFQGENCRFTTVYDTELLPLSVTDASLVGRPFATPGANAVRGAGGVLRLRLQTFNDAINIHKLRPNRLRFYLKGQPQHIHPLYEMILNECQQLVIATSESDTNPIFIGKNAIKAVGFCDTQSLLPYPASSFSGYRLLNEFFIFPEKFMFIDIEGIANHIPARATTELNLYFYLNRSEVELEHNVNKNTFSLGCTPIVNLFSHKADPIKIEHTELEYQIIPDARRPKGYEIYSIDNVVASSAAGIQETFLPFYGLKHEHLDLKTQSFWFAARRHAKLGYSQRDEGTDLFLSLVDLNFNPNLPEDRTLLIEATCSNRDLPAKLPFNLDQPKLQCVNAAPPCEKIRCLSQPTAAIRPPLRDGARWRLLSHLNLNYLSITGSHNATEALKEILRLYNFKDSSATRALIDSIQSLKARNVNAPLNIDGRTTLCRGTEIEIEIDDANFTGSSSFLFATVLEHFFGLYCSINSFTRLLVKRKNKEGYLKKCPPRAGEKTLL, from the coding sequence ATGGCTGATGAATTACTTCCTTACTATGAGAAGGAGCTTGCCTATATTCGGCAAATGGGTGCCGAATTTGCAAAAGAACATCCAAAAATTGCAGGCCGTTTAGGGATTAGTACCGATACAATTGAAGACCCTCATGTTTCGCGCCTCATTGAAAGTTTTGCGTATTTAAATGCGCGAATTCAACATAAATTGGATGATGATTTTCCTGAAATCAGCGACGCATTGCTTGCTACTTTGTTCCCACACTATCAGCGGCCAATCCCATCCATGGCAATAGTACAGTTGGTGCCAAACCAGGATCAGTTGCAAGCGAGTTATACATTACCAGCACAGACAGTATTAGAAACGGAGCAGTTTCAAGGCGAAAATTGTCGTTTCACCACGGTATATGATACTGAGCTTCTGCCCTTGTCGGTGACAGACGCAAGTTTAGTTGGTCGACCCTTTGCAACACCTGGTGCAAATGCGGTTCGCGGTGCAGGGGGAGTTTTACGTCTGCGCCTCCAAACTTTTAATGATGCGATTAATATCCATAAATTACGCCCAAATCGATTACGTTTTTATTTAAAAGGCCAGCCTCAACATATTCATCCTCTGTATGAGATGATCCTAAATGAATGCCAACAATTGGTGATAGCTACTTCAGAGAGTGATACTAATCCTATTTTTATAGGAAAAAATGCCATCAAAGCTGTAGGATTTTGTGATACACAAAGTTTGCTGCCTTATCCTGCATCTTCTTTTTCAGGTTATCGTCTACTAAATGAATTTTTCATTTTCCCGGAAAAATTCATGTTTATTGATATTGAAGGAATTGCTAATCATATCCCTGCCCGAGCGACCACAGAGCTAAATCTGTATTTTTATTTAAATCGATCAGAAGTAGAGCTTGAGCACAATGTAAATAAAAATACATTTTCCCTTGGTTGTACTCCTATTGTGAATTTATTTAGTCACAAAGCAGACCCTATCAAAATTGAACACACCGAGCTTGAATACCAAATTATTCCAGATGCGCGTCGACCAAAAGGTTATGAAATCTATTCTATCGATAATGTTGTCGCAAGCAGTGCTGCAGGCATACAAGAAACATTCTTACCCTTTTATGGGCTGAAACATGAGCACCTCGATCTAAAAACGCAGTCATTTTGGTTCGCGGCGCGTAGGCACGCAAAACTTGGCTATTCGCAGCGGGATGAAGGGACCGACTTATTTCTCAGCTTGGTTGATTTAAACTTCAATCCAAATCTACCCGAAGACCGCACATTACTGATTGAGGCAACCTGTAGTAACCGTGATTTGCCTGCAAAGTTACCGTTTAATCTTGATCAGCCAAAACTGCAATGCGTTAACGCGGCCCCGCCCTGTGAAAAAATTCGTTGCCTTTCGCAACCTACAGCGGCTATTCGTCCCCCACTAAGGGATGGTGCTCGCTGGCGGCTATTGTCTCATTTAAATCTGAATTATTTATCCATTACTGGATCACATAATGCTACAGAAGCGTTAAAGGAAATTCTTCGCCTGTATAATTTTAAAGACTCTTCCGCAACAAGAGCACTGATTGATTCTATTCAGTCATTAAAGGCAAGGAATGTAAATGCCCCCCTGAATATTGATGGTAGGACAACGCTGTGCCGTGGTACTGAAATTGAAATTGAAATTGATGATGCGAATTTTACCGGTAGTAGTAGTTTTTTATTTGCCACCGTTCTAGAGCATTTCTTTGGACTCTATTGTTCCATTAATTCGTTCACACGGTTATTGGTTAAACGTAAAAATAAAGAAGGATATCTAAAAAAATGTCCCCCCAGAGCCGGCGAAAAAACGCTGTTATAA
- the tssE gene encoding type VI secretion system baseplate subunit TssE, with translation MRIGKKQELRPSILDRLIDDEPHLNIEQDKSRTQYLRELRNSVKRDLENLLNTRFRMQSPPEDLKEVEFSLLNYGLPDLATVNIADTEKKKIFTKNLEKTLRRFEPRFKSVKVIHIDNKDTTDRTLKFRIDATLHADPAPEVIVFDSVLDPVFRTVKVEESKHG, from the coding sequence ATGCGGATTGGAAAGAAACAGGAGTTGCGCCCATCCATTTTGGATCGGTTGATCGATGACGAACCTCACCTCAATATTGAGCAAGATAAAAGCCGAACCCAGTATTTACGAGAGCTCCGCAATAGCGTTAAACGCGATCTGGAAAATCTGCTAAACACTCGATTTAGAATGCAGTCACCCCCGGAGGACTTGAAAGAAGTGGAGTTTTCGCTACTTAATTACGGGTTACCTGATTTGGCTACGGTCAATATTGCAGATACAGAAAAGAAAAAGATTTTCACAAAAAACCTTGAAAAAACCTTACGCCGTTTTGAACCGCGTTTTAAATCGGTAAAAGTCATTCATATTGACAATAAAGACACTACTGATCGAACGCTTAAATTTCGTATTGATGCAACACTTCATGCTGATCCAGCACCAGAAGTGATTGTATTCGATTCTGTTTTGGACCCGGTATTTAGAACCGTAAAAGTAGAAGAATCAAAACATGGCTGA